In a genomic window of Scyliorhinus torazame isolate Kashiwa2021f chromosome 5, sScyTor2.1, whole genome shotgun sequence:
- the LOC140418024 gene encoding uncharacterized protein, whose protein sequence is LSDLESHKDTSNLEKRWKCRDCGKGFRFPSVLETHQHSHTGERPFTCSVCGKGFTQLFHLQRHNFTHTNERPFKCSDCGTGFKSSQELMSHQRIHTGERPFSCSQCGKGFAHLSNLRRHSVTHTNERPFKCSDCGSGFKSSRELMSHQRVHTGERPFTCSQCGNGFSQLSTLQRHQQVHTGERPFTCSDCGKGFSRLSILQTHQRVHSGERPFTCSDCGKGYTQLSGLLAHQRFHTVERPLTCPDCGKGFTLLSTLQKHQRVHTGEKPFACSQCGKGFSHPAHLRSHQRVHTGERPFICSQCGKGFCVSSHLLRHQQIHK, encoded by the coding sequence TTGTCCGACCTGGAGAGTCACAAGGACACCAGCAacttggagaaacggtggaaatgtagggactgtgggaagggatttaggttCCCATCTGTGCTTGAAACCcatcaacacagtcacactggggagaggccgttcacctgctccgtgtgtgggaagggtttcactcaGTTGTTTCACCTGCAGCGACACAatttcactcacaccaatgagagaccctttaaatgctccgactgtgggactgGCTTCAAAAGCTCTCAAGAACTGATGTcccaccaacgaattcacactggggagagaccgttcagctgctctcagtgtggaaagggattcgctCACTTATCTAACCTGCGGAGACAcagtgtcactcacaccaatgagagaccctttaaatgctctgactgtgggagtggctTCAAAAGCTCTCGAGAACTGAtgtctcaccagcgagttcacactggggagaggccgttcacctgctctcaatgtgggaacggattctctcagttatccactctgcagagacaccagcaagttcacactggggagaggccgttcacctgctctgactgtgggaagggattctctcggctatccatcctgcagacacaccagcgagttcacagtggggagaggccattcacatgctctgattgtgggaagggatacactcaGTTATCTGGCCTGCTGGCGCACCAGCGTTTTCACACTGTGGAGAGGCCACTCACTTGCccagactgtgggaaaggatttactctgttatccaccctgcagaaacaccagcgagttcatactggggagaagccattcgcctgctctcagtgtggtaaGGGATTCAGTCATCCAGCCCACCTACGGagtcaccaacgagttcacactggggagaggcctttcatctgctctcaatgtgggaaaggattttgtgtttcatcgcacctgctgagacatCAACAAATTCACAAGTGA